In Glycine max cultivar Williams 82 chromosome 4, Glycine_max_v4.0, whole genome shotgun sequence, the genomic stretch ctaaaatgatGTTTATGATTTAAAACCTTCATAATCCAAAATCTATTTAGTATTTACCCTGGcactagaaaagaaaataaattcaatttatttaccTTAACTTCAAAACCTAAATAAGGAAGTTCTCAAACCttctttgattcattttatttcGTCCTTATCATATATGCTTcttgaaaaaaatttgtttaaccaAGACTTAAAGTAAAGTTGAACCAATTCATAATGATAGATTTTTTTCTCTCCACTGGATTATAAGAAAAGTTTACTTTATTTTACCACTAGGAATAATATGCATTAACGAATCCCTAcgctaaatttgaaattataaattaattcttaattatatcaatttttttattttaatttgtgattttgcaaatcgtcatttatttaagttctttttcaatttttccacTAAAACTAAAGATTATAGTGAATGATGTCTTTCTTAAAAAGGAATTAAGCAAATGACGTTTTAAATATGCCAAATACAAGGTGAAGTTTTTATGAGGTTAAGAACTAAAACACACTTGGAATCTTACTAAAATcaagtaaattataatttacaatCATAACCAATGGCCAAGTCCACGTTCGTTCTATAGCTCTTGTAATTTTAACACTCTTTTCTGACATTGCATGTTAGTAACGTGGCCAGAGAAAAATGCCTTTGACAATTTGTTCCACCGAACGgtttaatgttttgttttgaatttcttACTAGGAAGGTAAACATCTTCCTCTCACaaattcttttcttcctttttattatCCAAAAAAGTCCTTATCACAACTTGAAATTCAAACATTCATTCGGcgcattattattatattgaattGCATCTTGTTGAACTTCTAGTCTTCATTCAAACCTCCAGGTGAAGTCCAAATGCCTCCTTTAAACACTCATTTAAGTTAAGGTAAACAAGGTaccataaactaaaatttaaaggaGCAACCCAAGAATTTGACTGCAACGAACCTAAAATTGACTACCATGCGGATATATTCAATGTTGCTCGACTACGTAAGCAACAATTCGTTCGCAAAAGATTCACAAAGAGAATACTAACATATGTACACACACGAGAGGATCATTATAAAACATAAGAAAACAAATGAAGTGTGGACTAAGGTTCGCAGAGCCTTACATTATAATTCTTCCTTGCGTCTGAGCAACGAAAtgcgaaaaaaaaaacattttaaagcgCTTTCTTTTGATCTTCACACGTAAGATCTCAGTGGCGTGTAAAAACCCGAAAACAATGTTAATGTTGTGCAAGTAACACAGTCGTTCAAGCAATAATAACTTTTATACAAGACCATTGACTCAATCGTTTATTAAgaagtttaaatattatttgaaaaaatggcACTTGCGTTTATGAAGAGTAATTGCGTAGTCATATTTTGacctttttaagttattttccaTAATGACATTTGATTtgcttttaagataaaatttcattataatCTTGTACTCCAGCAGTACTCGTCGCACGAATCACCCCATTCCCATTAGTCCAAAGCCGGGAGCCAAGTCCCAATCAGAGTAAAGAAAAAGCTCATGCTCCTCCATATGTTTAGTTTAGTGATAGAAAACAGAATGAAATGaatcaaaataaatgaaattggaTAGATTAGAATGGAATGAATAAATATGACAATCcgttgtttaaatatttttataatggaACATCATTCCATAGTTCAGAAAAATGATGGAACAAATGTGTGATAACTTTTTAATTCCTTTATCatccttattttaaatttaaatatattatacttaAAAAGCTGATAATTAGGTTAAATTTGCAAGGATAAAATTgtcattttataatataataactttATTCCATCAAATGCACCCTAAAATAGATCGTATTCATCCTTTTCCATTATGTTTCATTCCTATGTTTTAGGAACCAAATAATAGAACAACTTCCCCACTTTCACTTATCTCTCTCTGCTCCATCCTTTACCACCACCAATCCAAACATAGTCCAAAGAAACTCCGAATTTTTGTAATCAAAAGCAGAAAATGCAGCTTGCAAAACGTAATGGGGGAGAATGAAAAGACACCCGCATCCGAAATGCACAAGACACTGGAATAATGAGCCCAATAAATACGGAAAAATTAATCAGACAAAGAATATCAGAGCACTCGATTTCTTCCCACTGAGCTACAAACAAGACCGTTTAGGATCCTGTCATAAGTCGGTGGTAACAGGTAAGGTATTCACCATTAGTATACAACGCTAAAAAGCATATACCATCTCTACCCTAATTGCATCATTGACAGTAtctaaaatggaaaaagaaagcatCGTCTTTTAATCCAATACCTCACCAATCTAATCAgcaataattcaaattaacatCCTTTTACGGCACCTTCAGTCCAAAATCACATCTATATTGGGGTTCACCTGCAGTTACCAGATAGAAGCATTAAGATCGGGCATAAAGGAAAAGTTCAGAAATGaaccattatcatcatcatgatACTTCCAcatattacaaaatttacttCTCGTCGGCGATTCCctcttcaaaaataaaaaaaaacttcgtaccccattgcccagaggctcttcgctatgcaaaggtatgggggagggatattgtacgcagtcTTACCCttacatatgcaaagaggctgtttccggattcgaacccatgaccaacaagtcaccaaggcacaactttaccgctgcaccagggctcgccctccctcttcaaaaataattcataagaAAATTTAAGATGAAAAGGACAAGCTGTACCTGTAACTTTTAACAGTGATATGGAGCTTCTTAAACCTTCAAGGCAGCTTTATGCACCATGGTTTCCTTGTGTATTTGATGGCAGCTCTTCTCCACAAGATCAAGCAGCCTCTCCAAGTTTGCTGCCCATGAGTTAAGAACGTCATTGCTATCCTTAGCTCTTTGGAAACAAACTATTCCCATGGGTCTATCAATCTTCGCCACCAATGCCTTAGACACAACCATATCTGAAAGATGCTTCTCAGCTTTCTGAAATTTTACAAGGAGAATTAGTTAGGATCTTCAAATTAAAAGACAAACATTTGAACACTTTGCAACATCTATTTTCATATGCAGCTCATTAAGAACCAGCAAAATAACCAGTTTGAGATGGCAAATGAACTAAAACCACCAAAGATCGAGAAATTTTAAGCTGTGGGgcaaaacataaatgaaatctGCGCAGACAACATACGgggatttataaaaaatattaagggaaaaaaaaactttgttgaGGCAGTTGCCCTGAAAAGCTTATATGTAGGTTCATTCCTGAATAAAGCAGATATAACACGGAACTATCAAACCAGGCACTCTTCTTTCCCACTGGTTATTGTGAGAGAACCAGGCTATTTATCTGAAACACTAGAGGCTTGCCAAAACACATTAAAAACAATTACTATTTACTACAGAAAAACTTTCAACACATACTCATAACTAGCATTACAAACCTGAACACTGAGACACAAAAGCTCCGCAAGTCTCTTCAAAGTAATCTTTCCATAGTATTTtgatataacaataatattctGATAAGGTAACAAGAATACACCACATTAATGCTCACATCCTAAATCAAGAATtgtgaaaactgaaaaataagtCATATCCACAAAATACCTCCCAAGCAAATTGGAGGGAGGAAGGGGGCAAAAGAAATATAACAATGTAAGGGAATTACATGTTCAATTACTCTTTCCCTCAGATCTTCAGCTGCTTTTTCACCCAAATTCTTTCCTAAGTTACTCTCATTCTCAAATTCATCCTTGTATGAATCCCAAAGAGTTGTCCACTGGATAACCTCCATAGTGACCAACTGTTTCAACAGTAACCTATGGCATGATAAATAACAGGGGCATCAAATGAGAAGGAAAGCATAACTAAAACATCTAACAAGACACGCAACTTCAAGATTAGGAAGACGTACTTAAAGTTTGGAATCTCAGACAGATTCTTATCCTCCAAGGTAGAATTGAGAAGGCTTGACTGCATTGGATCATGCGGTGATAGAACCAAATACCAACATATTTTCCTCAGGATCtacatgaaaagaaaatattcagagaaaaaagaaacacaatCTGACAACagataaacaaaataaagagtGGGGAAAGCCTACTGGAATCCACTCGGCAGGATTTTCTTTGACAGATGGAATCTCATATATTGCCTTGTAGCATCGGCAAATTTCAAGATAATCATTTTTATGGGAATAATACCTTCAAGGATAAAGAGAAACCATCATAAGACAACAAAAAATTAGGATCAGCACACAAACATCATCAGGAAGTAGGCATCAAAAGAATGCAGCACCAAGGCAAATCAAACAACATTCATAAATAGCAGGTTActgaaattgattttgaagaatAGCACCAAATTCAAAAAGCTGTGGCCTGTGGGTACTGGGTATCTTGTTTACAAGAATTGAACAGAGTATCAATTTGGATAATGACACAAAATAAAAGTCATTTGATGACACTCactaaatgaaaatttgataatGGAGTTTTGAAAAAGGATCTCAACTTCAGAGATCACAGCATAACATATTTATAGAGTGATAGTCAttctcaaaacaaaaatcaagagTAAAAAAGGCATCTTTACGTTTGTAAGGTAAGGAGAAGTATAACCAGCATGTCTGTTGACTTCAAAAATCATTCCTAATATTTCTAAGGTCAATTAATTCATGACATTTTGATCATCTTTCATACAATTCCAAGTGAAAGACACAGTTTACATCATAACAGGACTGTTAGGACTGACAGTTAACATGACAAACACTATGGTTGCTAAGTTGGTTTAAAGATGGTCAAAAGTGGGATATGCTTTTGATAAGAACACTACCACTATACcccataaaaaaatgcaaattgattggttaaaaagaaacacaacaacaacaacaaagccttatcccactcGGTTAGTTAGACTTTTATGGCTCGTTCAGCGTTGTTAAATAGTGGCCATGGCGCCACCATGGCATGGCATGGCGTTTTTCTTGTCAACCAccataggcaatttgtgaagggaggCCTGCCATGGAAGCGCCATAAGTTGCAATGGCACATTTATATGGCAGAATTTCGGCCTTCCGCCATCCACCATTGATAACATTGCTCATTTGATGGGAGATGATTTTATACGTGGGAGCCACAAaaaattccttctttttttatttctgctcTCAAACAAATTGTGGAAATTTGGTATTTCCATTCTATCTTCCTCTTCATTTCCTTCCTCTCTGTTTACACTCAAACAAACATAATGTCAAGGAAAAGAGAAGCCTCAAAACTGGTCCAAACATTTAGTGTCCCACAGAAAGTGAAGAGCTTTAAATATATTCTGTACCCTCCACAGTTGTATATCTAGAAAGAGGCACTCTTCAATGCTTCAGCAAATTCCTTTCATTTCTAGACCATCAAACCAAGTACAACAAAGAAATAAACACTTTGGCAAAAGCAATGAAAGCCGGAGATTCCAAttcgtttttttttatctataatagAGTATCCAGATCCCCATTCCCCAGATCAACCAATGAATTAAGTTCCCTAGATCTAGTTAAAAAGATTGATAAAGAAAGATCAAAACCACTTATTCCAAATATTATGTGGAAGCAAAACTGAAAAAATGAGCAAGCAAGATGGAAAAGTTCTTCTAAAGTAAGTTGGTCTTTAAAGTGCACAAACTAGTGGGTTTATTGGGTTTCAATTGCAGCAGTGGGGCTATTCACTTCTACGGATAACTGTTTGTAACAGAACAACATCCACATTTTAACACCCCTGCCAGGAAGCAGATTGAACAAGCAAAACAAGATAACAAGTAGGGAATTGGTTACCGAATCATTAGTTCATAGTAGATTCGCTTCAACTCCGGTAGAGATGGTATATCAACAGGAGCTTCTTCAACAACATTATCACCTTCTTTaggctttttcttttcctttgaaACATCAGCATCAAACACTCTCGTACTAATCTTTCTTGAGAGTATTTGTGCACGAACATAATCCTGGCGGTCTAGACACAAACGAACCTGCACAATTAAATGAAAGAGATTTTCAAATCAGCAACTAAATTGTAACATGAAATTAGTGGCCAATAATTAATGTCATAACTTAAGGAAAAAGTAGAATGCCTAGTACTTGTTCAAGAATGAATGCGATTTTCTCAGTTTTAGCCATGGCACCAAAAGTTTCCACCTGTTAAGGAAATCAATCATGTAAGTCAACAAACAGCTAATTTCACTAACTAGTGACATACAAAAACCAAAGGTGCATAATAAAATCCATCACACGTTTAAAATTCACACTGACCGCAATTTCTTGCATCAAATCAGCAGCTTCAGCTATAAGTCCTTGTTCTTCCTTGATTTTTGCAAGTTTCTTGATCAACCGAGCTCTCTCAATCTCAACGTATATCTAGCAAATGATACAACATATATTAAACATGCATCGATAGACTACATTGGAGGATAATAAAAAGGAAtgaagagtgaaaacatcataTGCTCACCTTTCCTGCAGATACACTGTTCAAGATTTTGATGAGTTCTATACGAGTTTCAAGATCTGGTGTCTCATCAATATATTGCATAGCCTGCTGGACCATTGCTGTCACAGCCTGTGTACAAAGAATAGGCTTATGATGAAGGATCATATCATGTTTCTTGTACCAATTGCAAGACAAATAGATAAAATCTTAACTCTAAGCAGTTAGATTTTAACCTGTCAAATGCAAAGGTGAAAAATTCTTGCATCAGTTTATAGCTAATAGGGGTAAAAGTAAAACAGTGTGCATAGAACAAGTACCAGATCAATTTTATTAGCAACACTGCATTGCAAACTGAACCAAACTTCTTTTAACCTACCGAACCAACCTCTAAAGGTAAGGGAACTAATACTCTTGTGTTCCAGCATGCCAGTCAAGCATTCATTTTCCAAACAAACCatatgaaatgaaattataagTGGTGAAAGACACATGTTCTAGAGAATGTCTACTGTAACTTTCTAATATGAATCTACAAGGCATATTGatatttggaacaaaatttcCATAGACATTGGTCAACACTCAAGACCCAATACATAGCGAGTAACAAAACACTATAGATTCTGAAGTAGACTAGACGATAAccaattttaaagcaaaaaataaaaaataaaaaatcatggcAACAGCTACTAAAGCCCTAACTAACCTAACACAAAATACACCCAcacattttatcaaaataagataAGCAAAACTAGATAGGTCATTGTTCCGCATTAAAAACAAAGAGCCATTACCTGCTTAAGCTGGCCACGGCGTTTGGACAAGAGAACAATCTGGTCATTGAGGGTTTTCCAGGCACGCGCTTCGAAGCACATCCGTAAAATTTCAGTGACGGCGTTTCTGGTGGCGGCGACGTCGCCGGCGAGCCTCGCTTGCTTCTCCGCATTCAGCAATTGTTCTATGGCCGCTTCTAAATTCCCGGCGTTCTCCTGAAAATCCAGAAGAATCGTCAACTCCGTCCATCACTCAAAATCCAAATTCAatcattctatttttccttcaatttttattttttaaacctaCGCCGAGCTGCTTCATTGGCAGGTACAAATAAAAGTAGAAACACAAAATCACATTCAGTAGTAACAGTGGAAGCATATAAAGAAGTGTTGCGATCTGGAGTGTGAGTAACATTTGGGAAATTCTGTACAGAAAAGCGGGGGCGTACCATAGCCATAACCAGGGAAGTTTGCTACTTTGCGTGCAGGAGGGGAGAAGAGAGGAACTTCTGTAGTACTCTATTGGAAAGAAACCATATAGCAATGAAATATTTTCATGGGCCTAACTATTTCACACCCTGCTAGGCCTGTTCTTGTCATTGGGGTTTTTGGCCCAATTCCTATCTATAGTATGACAAATATACCACCAAATTTATTAAGTGTAcctccctttttatttttttctcccaaaaataTCATTTGGCAACCAAACCCATCACCAGCAACATTGACCATCCTTGTGCACTGGAGGCATGTGCCATGAATATGAGTCACGAAACAACACCCAAAACCAATAGAATACAATTACATATTTGCTGTCAGATTCATCTGGATTTCTCGCAAGTCACTGCCAGGTGAAGAGGGTTTGAGACTAATTTGTCTGCACAAGCACTTGCCTCACGGTAAATGTGAACCCAGGAATTACATTAGTTTGGAATACTACAAGTTCTTGATGATTTGCTTAgattttaattaaagataaaattgggTTCTTGTCCCTCATTTGTTCAAATGCATCTTAATTGAATGAACAAAGGACATTGCACATTGCTTTGAGGcgtttttcctttcaaatggGAATTTGGGTGAACTGTGAGTTCCAGGTTTCAGCATTTCTCATTTTTTCTCAAGAATACTGAAATGTTTGATGATTATTTGCTTGCAAATTTTGTGAATTCAGTTGAAAAGAGTCCATATGAACGACTTAGGAGAAATATTCCAATCTTTGACTgattaaattttcatttctcaATACCTTAATGCCTCAATTTTCTGTTAGCACCTTGTCCCTCCCCCTTTGAGGAATCCCTATGACCTAAATGGGTTGGAAATGTACTTGACTAGTATTTGAAGTCTGCAGAACTTCTCGAAGAGAACATTAGTAATGATAGAATAGCATACAAATAtgctttttaatttcatataccAATTTTTTGTCATGATGATGGTGCTATAGGGACATTTACCATTGATTTTGGATATCATACCATTCATAATAACTAGGGTGGGAGAGGACAAAACCGGACATTAAAGCAACAATGGGACAGAAGAAGTTCTCTGCCAAACCATCATAATCTATTAATCTATAATAGAGAGAGGAATATTGAAATTGAGTGACATTTATGGAACAGCAGAACAGGTGCATTCAGATGATGATGGATTTCATTTCTCTACTGAAATGCAGACAGATGACATTGTGGTTCCTTGTTTCATAAAGCATTCAGTCAAACACACATACAATGCAATTCATTCACAAGGTTGGCATTATTTTCTTGGGATACATTGATGCATGCGCTATGGTTCAATGCATCCTTTGACTTTTATGTTTCAGATTTTAGTGCATCCTGTTACAGAGGAAGATGTTTTGTGCAGAGGCAAAGTTGCTTTTCTatgagataaaaagaaaaagaaaactaaaaaccaGATCAGTGTTGTTTTGGGGAAGTTTACCTTTATGGGTTCAGGAAGTTCAGGGCATTATCTGATCTGAGTCACTAGCTCAGAAAGACAGTTCGATGATCCAACGAATTTGTCGTATGGCATTCAACCACCTGCAAATAATGATACCAGGACACAGGAATGTTGTTCCAAAACGCTAGCTAGTCAATAACAATACCTTAAAAAAATTGGACATCTAAACTGCAGTAGTTGCAGCAGAAAgcatcaaaattttgtgttgcaaattgaatatgaaatttACATTAGCAAAAGGATATATGGTTTTCGGTATTGGAGTTATATTGCTAGCGATGCTTCTTTATACGTAGAATTGTTCTCACAATGCATTAGATAAGAAATACGATCTTATTTCTATGGGTATATTAATATCTCTTTTAAtccattatttttaacattttttatttaattaaaattcattgaaaattatgaaattatacgAGActcttaaataagaaataagatcTTATCATATGGTgagtttcaattaattttaactaataaaaaatatattcagaaAGAGTAGTATTACATAGCATATTGTTACCATGTAAATACTATGCATGCCTTAGTGTTACATCTACCACTTTCTTTGTTCAGGTTGTATGGATTCCAGACTCAACTATAAGGTGCTTAAACACACAGTAGTGGACGAGTGCTTGTATTGTATAGCTAACATGCCCCGGAATCTGTCACATACTATGACATATGCTGACCCTTAAAAGTCCAACATGAAACTtacagaattaaaaaaaaatgtcccgTTGATTTTTCTTAAAcgaatttacataattaattttctaaaaaatattatgattttatgCTTTGCTCAATTATCCGTATAGTTTTAACAATtatcattgtttttattttataacttattttctcACTATATTACTACTTTGAGATAGATATAGGCTTTATTCACAGGGATGTGACCAAGTTCAGCAAATTGAGTACTTATATAAATGGAATTTGAATGTTGAACTCTTTTaacttattgatttttttttcctttaccaAATTTTCCTattcaatagtttttttaaaattcttttttgataattttatatttgacaaatatctttattagtaaaaaaaataaagtatatgaTTTTCTATTAATAAAGATGACATAAGGGTAAAGGATACAATTTTGATGACCGagataaagaaattttatttaagaaggataatccataattaatttaaaatttgaactcttaaaattagaaataggtaagtgataaatataaaataacaaaaagcaAAGTTACAGCTCaccaattaaatatataaataactctTTACATGACACGGGTATACCAGTAATGAATTATGAATTTCAAGCCAACAAAGTATGGATTTTACTTATTTACATGATTGAGTCCAATTTCAACCTCGATAATTtgatagttaaattaaaaagtttgatcaaatatttaataaactaaattcaaataattcatGAATAACTCAGATGATTTATACTTGGATATGTtaatctgaattttttttaatattatgcggCAGGGATCTCAACTTCCACAATTAAATTCCATGCTTATACACACTAATTTCTAAGAGATTTCAAAATTAGTGTTAATATACTATTCATGAGAAACTTTTATCGAATAGTATATTAACATGAAGGGGCCTAATTTGGTGTAGTGGAAAACATGAAGGCATGGTCTAAggggaaaaaaagaggaaagatcGAGGAAGAAAAACCAATACACATGCAGACATGAACCTATTGCTAAGCAACAACATATAGGactcaataaataattaatacagtATAAAGC encodes the following:
- the LOC100793755 gene encoding 26S proteasome non-ATPase regulatory subunit 12 homolog A isoform X3; amino-acid sequence: MAMENAGNLEAAIEQLLNAEKQARLAGDVAATRNAVTEILRMCFEARAWKTLNDQIVLLSKRRGQLKQAVTAMVQQAMQYIDETPDLETRIELIKILNSVSAGKIYVEIERARLIKKLAKIKEEQGLIAEAADLMQEIAVETFGAMAKTEKIAFILEQVRLCLDRQDYVRAQILSRKISTRVFDADVSKEKKKPKEGDNVVEEAPVDIPSLPELKRIYYELMIRYYSHKNDYLEICRCYKAIYEIPSVKENPAEWIPILRKICWYLVLSPHDPMQSSLLNSTLEDKNLSEIPNFKLLLKQLVTMEVIQWTTLWDSYKDEFENESNLGKNLGEKAAEDLRERVIEHNIIVISKYYGKITLKRLAELLCLSVQKAEKHLSDMVVSKALVAKIDRPMGIVCFQRAKDSNDVLNSWAANLERLLDLVEKSCHQIHKETMVHKAALKV
- the LOC100793755 gene encoding 26S proteasome non-ATPase regulatory subunit 12 homolog A isoform X4, coding for MAMENAGNLEAAIEQLLNAEKQARLAGDVAATRNAVTEILRMCFEARAWKTLNDQIVLLSKRRGQLKQAVTAMVQQAMQYIDETPDLETRIELIKILNSVSAGKIYVEIERARLIKKLAKIKEEQGLIAEAADLMQEIAVETFGAMAKTEKIAFILEQVRLCLDRQDYVRAQILSRKISTRVFDADVSKEKKKPKEGDNVVEEAPVDIPSLPELKRIYYELMIRYYSHKNDYLEICRCYKAIYEIPSVKENPAEWIPILRKICWYLVLSPHDPMQSSLLNSTLEDKNLSEIPNFKLLLKQLVTMEVIQWTTLWDSYKDEFENESNLGKNLGEKAAEDLRERVIEHKAEKHLSDMVVSKALVAKIDRPMGIVCFQRAKDSNDVLNSWAANLERLLDLVEKSCHQIHKETMVHKAALKV
- the LOC100793755 gene encoding 26S proteasome non-ATPase regulatory subunit 12 homolog A isoform X2 — translated: MLLTLQIATLLYMLPLLLLNVILCFYFYLYLPMKQLGENAGNLEAAIEQLLNAEKQARLAGDVAATRNAVTEILRMCFEARAWKTLNDQIVLLSKRRGQLKQAVTAMVQQAMQYIDETPDLETRIELIKILNSVSAGKIYVEIERARLIKKLAKIKEEQGLIAEAADLMQEIAVETFGAMAKTEKIAFILEQVRLCLDRQDYVRAQILSRKISTRVFDADVSKEKKKPKEGDNVVEEAPVDIPSLPELKRIYYELMIRYYSHKNDYLEICRCYKAIYEIPSVKENPAEWIPILRKICWYLVLSPHDPMQSSLLNSTLEDKNLSEIPNFKLLLKQLVTMEVIQWTTLWDSYKDEFENESNLGKNLGEKAAEDLRERVIEHKAEKHLSDMVVSKALVAKIDRPMGIVCFQRAKDSNDVLNSWAANLERLLDLVEKSCHQIHKETMVHKAALKV
- the LOC100793755 gene encoding 26S proteasome non-ATPase regulatory subunit 12 homolog A isoform X1; translated protein: MLLTLQIATLLYMLPLLLLNVILCFYFYLYLPMKQLGENAGNLEAAIEQLLNAEKQARLAGDVAATRNAVTEILRMCFEARAWKTLNDQIVLLSKRRGQLKQAVTAMVQQAMQYIDETPDLETRIELIKILNSVSAGKIYVEIERARLIKKLAKIKEEQGLIAEAADLMQEIAVETFGAMAKTEKIAFILEQVRLCLDRQDYVRAQILSRKISTRVFDADVSKEKKKPKEGDNVVEEAPVDIPSLPELKRIYYELMIRYYSHKNDYLEICRCYKAIYEIPSVKENPAEWIPILRKICWYLVLSPHDPMQSSLLNSTLEDKNLSEIPNFKLLLKQLVTMEVIQWTTLWDSYKDEFENESNLGKNLGEKAAEDLRERVIEHNIIVISKYYGKITLKRLAELLCLSVQKAEKHLSDMVVSKALVAKIDRPMGIVCFQRAKDSNDVLNSWAANLERLLDLVEKSCHQIHKETMVHKAALKV